GCAGCCTGCACTTTCCATCGTGGGGCTTTGTGTCGGTGCCGGTAAAGGCGCCGGGTATCCTGAAGGGCATCCGCAATTATCAGGATAACGCACTCGGCAAATCGCAGTTCACGGTCAAGGAGAGTGAAGTCAAGAACCGGATTTTCTGGCTGAATACGCGCAACGGAGTGCCGCTGTTCGTCTATACGCCGCTGCGGGTGTATGAAGAAAACTATGAGCGGACCATTCTCGATAAGGAAGGCATCGGACGCCATCTGGTGCAGACCGACAAGAACAACTGGACCTATCTGCCGTCGCCGATTCCGGAGCAGTCCTGGGGCGACACCTACAGCAACGCACGGGTGCGCGAGTATAACGCAAGAGTGCGCGGAGATTTCTCCAAAGCGCTGGAAGCCGGAGTCATTGCCGAAAAAGGCCTGGACGAAAACACGAGCAGCCGCTATTCGGTCGTGTTCTCGAAACCGTTCGACATCGACGCGTTCCTGCGCGGATACGATCTTCAATTGGAATCGCCGCGACCGAATCTGGGCGAAGTGAAGAAAGCTGCCGACGAGCTCGGAAGGCTGCGGGAGAACGGGCTGGAACGCGAAGGCGTGAAGGATATATTCGGAAGCATTAACCGGGAGCTGGCCCAGGAGAATCTGATCCGTTCGCCGCAGCTTACCGCAAGGGTGCGCGAGGAGCTGGCGAAGTACGAAGCGCTCGCGGTCAAATCGGAGGAACTGAACGCAGTGCTCCGCCGGTACCTGGACGAGGAAAAATGGATGGACCAGTTCCTGGAGGCCCTGTACTCCGATACCATCGTGAAGAAGGGCGCGCTGTTCGTGTACGATAAAGACGAGGAAGAGGATGGTTGGGAGCCGTTCGCCAACCTGATGAAGGAACGCAGCTATGTGGAATTCGCGGTCTACCGCCATTTCCGGGCGCTGGACGAGAAGAGCCGCAGCGTTCTGCTGCGCAAGGCGGCGCGGCGCGCTGCGGAAATGACCGCGGCCGAGGATGTGTCCCCGCTGCTCTACAAGCTGGAGAACCTGTATGTAACCTTCCTAGAAGCGCGGGACAGCTTGGAATACGAGCGGGTGGAGCATGCCGACGGCGACGAAATGTACGCTTTCTACAAAGGCATGACCGGAAAGCTTGGCAGCATCCGCAGAAAGTTGAAATAAGCCTATGATCAAATCGCTGGCAATGCGTTATGCGGCGGAATACGCCGCCCGGGAGGACCGGCTGCAGGATCAGGGGGACGGGCGCAGCAGTATCCATTACCCCGCCCTGTTTCTGTTCGTAGGTGAGAAGACGGCGCCTGCCATCGGGCCCGTGCTGGACAGCTGCCGCCGCAAATGGGACAATGCCGGCGGCGTTATGGCGATGCACGCTGTTCCCGAAGGCTGGAAGGCGGAGCAATCCGCCGTCCCGAAGGAGGAATCGTCGTCCGGCGGCTTCGCATCTGTGAGCCCCGCTCCCGGCATTTCCGCTCGGAGCGGGGCTTCGGCGCCCGTCTTGTCCGACTGGCCGTCGGGCCATTTGAGAACGTTGATTCTTCCCCGGCTTACAGGCCGCGATCCCCGCACCGTCCGCCGGGACTTGTTCCGTGAATTTCAGGGGGAACAACGCTATCTTGCAGAGATGAACACCGCACTGCGGCGCATGACGGGCGGCATAGCGGATTACGGCAGGCTGTACTCATCCTTCGACGTTATCCATCTCTCGATCATTACGCGGGTCGACGACCCGCTTAATGTGCTGCTGCCGGAAATCACACTGCTGACCCGCGCCGTGCTCGGCCAGTCCTTCAAATCGGTGCAGACCGACCTGTTCGCGCTGATCAGCGAGCGGGACCAGGCCGAGAGCTTCGGCCTCTCGAGCTCAGTGGGAATGGCCTTCCTGCGCGAACTGGAAGGGATGCAGTCGCCGGATTACGAATTCACCGCTCCGCTGCTCGTTACGGAGGATGGACTGTCCATTCCGGTCAGCCACGGCCCGTCGCCGCTGTTCGACCTAGTCTACGTCCTGTCGGACAAGAATGAGCGCGGCACGTCTCCGGCAGGTGGAATGGACGACAATTACGAGATTATTTCCCACATCAGCCTGTTGAAGAATGTGATGCGGCCCTCCGGCGGCATCGGCCAGGAGCAGGTCAGCTACAACAATATGGCGTTCAAAAGCGGGATAAGGGGCAGCACGGGCCGGCAGGGATACGCTTCCGCCGGCTTCTCCGGCGTCAAACGGCCGAACCGGCAGATCGCGCTGGCGGTGCTGTACCATACGTTCCGGCGGATCAGGGAGGAGATGTCCGGCTCCAGCCGTCTCAGCCCGCGTGAACGGCTGGAGCTGTTGGGCTTAAGCCCTGACAGTCTGCGGGAACGTGCCCGGCGGCTGCTTCCGGACAAGGAGGGCATTCTCGAAATGACAGGCCTGATGAGCCTTGGACGTCCCTCCTACCATGAGCTCAAACGGCTGTCTCTCCGCGAAGCGGAGGAACTGCTGTTTGGCAGCGGGGGCGAGGCTTACTTCCGCAGCAACTTCGCCTCGCCCGCGGCGAAGCGGCTGGAAGCCGCCGATCCTCTGCGGGAATGGACGCCGCTGCTCTCCGCTCCGGACGGGGCTAGTCCGGAAATCACGTTCTTCCAGCTGGCGGAATGGACCGCCGACCGGGACGATGCCGGCAGTGTACTTCATGGGCTCCGCCAGCACATGGCCGGCCTCCGAGCCGCGATTGCCTCATCGCGGGAAGAGCTGGAGCTGTTGTACGGGGATAGTGTGGACCGACAGCCCTTCTCAAGGGTGCCGCTTATGGATAAGCGGACGGTGCGGAACTTCATCCATTATTTGTTCGCCGAAGGCTACGGCGCAAAGTATGAATTGCTGCTGCTGGAGAGCGAGCTTGCGCTGTGCGCCCGCCTTGAAGCCGGGCTGGAGTCGCTTCATTCGGCAAGCGTCAAGCGGGTGAAGGCGATGGAACGGCTGGAGGAGGAGCTTAAAGCGGCGGCGCTGGACAGCATCGGCCGGGCCGAAAGTGATATTGGCCGGAACATTATGGAGTATTACCGCGCCGTAACGGATGAAGTAATCGACGAGATTAAGGCCCGGCGCGGGCCCGGAGCCCTGCTGGGCGAGCGGTATATGGGAAGTCTGCCGGGTCTGCTGGACCGGGGCATCGAGGTGCTGCTGGAACGGCTGATCGAGGTGTGCGGGCGGGAGATTCTGACGGCGGAGCCTTTTGCCCTTTCTTTCGAAGAGGAGCTTCTGCGGCGGGCAAATGTCGCGGCGGCGTACGACAACCGGGAGGTATTATCGAAAGAAGAGCTGTTCCGGCGGCTGTACCGCACACTGGAAGAGGAAGCGGCCATCAACGTCCGTCTCTTCGAGTACACGCAGGAACACCGGCATGAGGAAAAATATTTCTTCGGCGACAGCGGCTCGGAATTTTTGCGCTACGCGCTTTCCGCCGACGAGACGACGCGCATCTACCGGCTGGGCTTTGTGCATGAGCGGCGTCGAAGCGGCGTGGAGAAGCTGAATCTGATGGGCGGCTTCCATCTGGAGGACCTGCTCTACTACCGCAATGGCAGGATCTATTACGAGACTTATTTGAAGAACGGTTACGAGCTGCACGGCGTGGATGAAGAGTCGCTTCCCGCTCTGCGCTAGAGGCTTTCCGAAAGGATGATGAATCAATGCAGCGCAAATTGAATCTGCTTCTTCTCTTGTTTAGTTTGATCGGCGGAGCGGTCGCTTTTGTTATCGGCGAGCTGCTGATGGGCCGCCTGCTTGGAGACTGGCCGTCCATTTTGGTCGTCGGCCTTTATTTTGCCATTGTGGCGCTCGGTGTAGGACTCGGCTGTCTGCTGGCGGAGATGATTTCCCCCCGGCTGAATGGCTGGTCGTGGCGTCGGCGGTATCTTGGCTTGTCGTGGAAACTACTCCCGCTGACCGTCGCCATGCTGCTGGGTGTTGGGGTATTGATGGAGTTCGTATATGAACTCAATTTCGGCGGCCTGAAGCCGGTCAAGGATATCGTGATGGTCATCGACGACTCCGGCAGCATGCAGCAGAGCGACCCCGGCAACAGCCGCTACTCGGCAGCGCGGGACCTTGTGACGCGGATGGACGGCGATAACAAGGTCGCGGTGCTGACGTTCAGCGACGTGGCGTCGGTCGTTCAGCCTTTGACTTCGCTTTCGAAGGCAGAGAACCGGGAGCAGGTGACGGCGGCGATTCAAACTCTGCAGACGACGCAGGGCGGAACGAATCTCAGAGAAGCGCTGACGGAGGCGCTGAACGTCATTAACGGCGACAATGCCGCCGGCCGTGGAGCGATGGTTATTCTGCTGTCGGACGGGGTAAGCCAGCTTGATACCAGGGCGGAACTCCAAGAGTACGTGGACCGAGGCATCGCAGTCAACACGATCGGACTCAGCATCAACGACCCTTCAGGCCCGGATCTGCTTAGGGACATCGCCGGGACAACCGGCGGGCAATATTACGATGTGGCCGATGCGAATCGTCTGGCCGACATCTTCCGCCAGATTTACGACCGTCTCGGCGACCGGACGCTGCTTACGGAGCGGACAGATAACACGCAGCACAGTCCTTATTACGCGACCCTGCGCATTCTGTCGCTCGTATTGATCGGGGCCGCGCTCGGGCTCGGGCTCGGCATTGTCTTTGACAACCGCCATCTGGCCAAAAGCTTCGGCCTGGGCGGCATCGTGTCCGGCTTCATGGCCGGCTTGACGCTGGAATTCGGCCTCGGCGGACACGTCTTCCTGAATGCGATGGTGCGGCTGCTTGCCGTGCTGCTGCTGGCGGGCGTGATCGCGCTGTTCACCGCGGTCGTTCCGGTGGGGGAAGGACGGCTGACACGCCGCGGACGCGGAGCAGAGCAGCCGTCCGCGCGTCCGTCGCAGGGCTACTCGCCACGCAGGAACCGGAGCAGCAAAGGCTTTTAGCAGCAAGGCAAAGATACTAGGAAAGGGGCTGTGCGGCGATGAGGTACATCGAGCTTTCACCGGACTTGCCGGTTATCACGGATATGACCTCACGCGTGGAAGACCGGCTATGCACACTCCGTTGGCGTTGGCCGGACGGCCTGCAGGCCGTCTATGTCCACAAGGGCCCCGAGGTCGGCACTTATCCGGAGGATGGCAGCCATCCGCCCGGCGGTTTGAAGCTGTACACGCGTGAAGAATACAAGGCGAACGGCGGTTATCATGACCGGCTGGAAGACATCGGTCCGGTGGTCTACACCGTGTTCGCCCGTCTGACGGAGAACGGTGAGACACTGCTGGTCCGGCAGCGGGACGGCTTCAACCGGGCTTCCGTCAGTGCGGGCAAGGCGCTGATCTATTACGCGATTAACACCAAGCGGGGCTTGTTCCGCAAGGAACAAACCGTACATATGACGATTACGGCAGAAGTTCCCGTCGGCAGAGATGTGCTGTGCTATGTCAAAAAGCACGGCGGTTATCCGGCAGCGAAAGAGGATGGCATCCTCTTTCCGTTTGTGCAGGATTTCGCGCCAGGACGCAACGCCCTTCCGCCGATCGAGATCGGCAAGGACGATCGCATTCGCATCTTTTTTACCGACGGGCCGAAGTATGGCCGCTATTACGAACTGGTGCCGGAATGAAACAGGGTGCCTGCGGCGGCGGTACGTCCATGACGGCTCTGTGATGCACACAGGCGAAAGGTTGGCATGAAATCGCATGGCTGTGGGCAACGCCGGATGTTTATATTTTTACGAGAAACGCACCTGCGTCTTGACTAGACGCCGACACGCGTTTCTTCTTAGGAGGGTGAACCTATGTCTTTTTTCAGCCGCTTTTTGAAGAAAAACCAGCCGCAGCCGCGGCCGCTTTTTACGATATCGTATGCCCGTACTGCTTCAGCAAATTCGCCCCTTCGGAAGTGGCCTTTCGGGCCATGCACAGCCGGGAGGACGACGAAGATTACGCGCTCGGCGAAGATGACGAGCTCAATAAATACCGCGAGCAGTTCGGGCTCGACTCGGTGGACGATCTCGAAGCGATTATTCAGCCGTCCGACATTCCGGAGGAGCATCATCATTACACGGATCATGTGCTGACCGGCCTTACCGACCGCTACGGGGTGCTTACGCGCAGACGGCTGTGCCCTTACTGCCACAATGAGCTGCCGGTAACGGCGGGCAAGGTGCCGAGTAATATCATCTCCATTATCGGCGCTTCCCAGGTCGGCAAATCGGTCTACATGACCTCGCTCATCCACACGCTCCAGCATACGACCGCCGGCCATTTCGACGCCGCCTGTATGCCGCTGAACGCCGAAATCAGCCGGAAATTCCGCACGCTGTACGAGGACCCGCTGTTCGAGCGCGGCGATCTGCTGTCTTCGACCCAGAAGGAGAAGATGCAGGAGCCGTTTATTTTTCAATTCGTATTCAAAAATGAGGAGAAGCCGCCGCTGACACTCGTCTTCTTCGATGTTGCGGGCGAGGGCATGGTCGATCAGGACTACCTCGGGCTGCACGGCCAGCATATCAAAAATTCGGCGGGCATCCTGTTCATGGTCGATCCGCTGCAAATCCGCTCCATCCGCGAGAAAATCCGCATCAATATCGGCGACCGCCCCGGCGAATGGGTGTCGCAGTACGATGAGCCGCGTGACGTGGTGCTGACGCTGTTCGGCGATTTCATCGCCTATCAGGAGAAGAGCCGAACGGATATCCCGACCGCCGTCGTGCTGGCCAAAAGCGACATGCTCCACTCGCTGAAGGACGAGGACGGAGATTACATCAAGACGAACAGCAATGTATTCAACAACTACGTTCACCGCGGGACGCTGAATCTGGACGAGGTCGGCAATATCGACGGGGAGATCAGCCGTTTTATCGAGAAGGTGGACCGTCCGTTCAAGGATACGATGGATGTATATTTCTCCAATACCGCCTACTTCGCGGTTTCGGCGCTTGGCAGCAATCCTGTCGATCAAAAAATCGAGGGCGTCGTCAGCCCCGTTCGGGTGGATGAGCCGTTCCTGTGGCTGCTGCACAAGCTGAAGTTCATCGAGGGGAGCGATTAAACGGTGAGTATTCATTCGGAAGCCGGCGTCGCCCAGCAGATGTATACGCGTCAGCGGCGCGGTGTGTACCGCTCCACGGAGGGCTTTGACACGGTGGCGAAGTCGGAGAGCCTGGACAACAATTTCGTCAAAAAAATACTGCACCCCTTTTGCCTGTACGACGCTCCGGCGGAGCTGGCCGCAAAAGGCGAGAAGAACGAGTCTCTGTATCCGCCCGCGCTGCATCTGTTCCATCTGGAAAGCGGAGAGACTGTACTCGGTCAAAGCGTCTTCCAGGCTGCGGATTTCACGGGTCTGCGCAGCGCTTTTTTCACCCACAACTATGTTCTTCCCGCCCCTCGCGCTGAAGAAATCATTCGGGATTACGGCGGCTACCTGCATGCGGATTTTGCAAAAGGCTTCAGCGGAGAACCGGGCGAAGCCCTGCCGGAGCTGAGCGGCATCCCGGCTTCGCGCCGAAACCGTCCCCGCGCGGCGGACGTTCTGAAGTCGCTCGGCATTGACAGGGAAATGTTCAAAAGCCTGCTTCAGGCGATCATGCAGTCGATGTCCGGCAAAAAGAAAATTTATATATCCCTGAATGTCCCCGTGAGTGAGCTGTCGGCGAGGGCGGCCGACCTGACCGAGGTGCTGCTCGGCTGTCTCCCCTTCGAATTTCGGCGCAGACTCGGCGTTATCACCTATGCGAAAGAGCCCCAAAGCCGCAAGTACATCCACCTGACATTCGTGGAAACAGGCTCGCTGCGTCCCGGAGACCGTGCAACCGAGAAGGACTTTATTTTTGATCTGGCAGCAGGACGGACGCTGGGCGCTGATTTTCCGGCCTCGCCCCAGCCGTTCCTTGAGCTCGCTTGGGAACTGCTGCTGCGCGGGCAGGAGACTGCGGACGATTTTGCCGTGTTTGCCGACATGATGCTGGGAGGCGAGCCTGCGGAACGGAAGCTGTCGCTGGGGGCCTATAATGAGCTGGCCGTGTTTTACCGGATCGAGCAGGGGAACGAGGCTTTATACCGGGAGAACAAAAGTGCTGTGCTGAACGGGCTGCTGAGCTATCTTGGCGGAGAAGGGGCGCTGGAATCGAAAATCCGGCTGAACGACCTGTTTCTGGAGCGCTTCGACCGCGAATTCGACGCCGTCCGTCAGAAAGCCATACCGGAGCCGGCTGTTCTGGAAAGCTTCCGGGATTATTTTTCGCTGAAGGGCCATAATTACCGGACGCGGATTGTCGATTACTTTATCAACGGAATGCTGAACGCGCAGAATGCGGGCCGGGGGGACTCTCTGGAGGAGGCGTTCGGAGTGGTCGAGAGCGGCGGGGAGCTGGCTGCCGCCTTTTTCCGCAAGCTGCTGACGACCCCGGTCTTTGGACGCCTTCTGTTCCAGCCTTATGTGGAATCCCGGCTGGCATCCGCCGCGAACGCTGCGGACCTGCTGGAATTCGTGGCGGACTGGGATCGTTTTATGCCCGAAGCGCTCCGTCAACCGGCCGTCCATGACGCGCTGCTGGATTATTTGCCGGAGAAGCTGGAGCGCGAGCGTGATCCGGTGGGTGCTGTGGCTGCGATCCATGATTGCATTGAGCAAGCGGAGAAAGACCGCCGGCGAAGAGCCGGCATTCGCCCCGAAGCGCTGGCGCTCCAGAAGGAGCTGGCAGCAGCGGCGGACCGGTATTTGCTGGAGCGTCTTTCGCTTGACGATATTACGCAGGAGCAGCTGCTGGAGCTGTCGTTCGTTCGGTATTCCCTTGAAATGGGCGCATGGGACCCGCCGCTCGACCTGCACAGCAGACGGAAGGCGAATGTGCTGCGCACGGCGTACCGCTGGTTCGGCGAAGAGGACCCGGACGAGCATATATTCGACGGCCTGTCCCCGCAGGAAATGGACGATGTGCAGCTGTTGGGTCGGCGCTGGCTCAAGGAGAACCGGGGAACGGAGCCGTTTGCCCGCCTGCCGCTTGCCTTCTACCACAGCCGTGCCCGCGAGGGAGGGCCGCTGGAGTACGACGCGCTGCTGGAGCATCTCCGCCAGAAGGCGGATGGCGATAAGGAAGCGGTGTACCGCTTTCTGGCCTGGTCGCAGGACAATCCGCTGTTCGCCATTTCCTCCAAGAAGCTCCAGCCGGGCTACCGGCGGGCGATTTTGAAATATTTTGCGGGCCATGACCGTGAAGCGTTCAAGAGCCGCGATTTCCGTAAAAATCATATGGCCAAGGCCGGACCCGCGCTGCAAAGCGTATATGGCGCGGCCCGGTCGCAGCTGGCCTCGCCGCTGGCGCAGTGGGTACGCCGCCGCCGGTTTCAGCTGATGATCTTCGGCGCGGCCCTCATCGTTCTGCTGATCGCGGGAGTCCTTGCCACCCGTCTGCTGAAGGGAGGAGGAGACGAAGCGGTTCCGGCAGCCTCGCCGCAGCCTTCGCCTTCGCAGTCTGCGTCAGGCGTGAGTTATCTCGAAGCTGCGGCGTATCTTGTACATGGCGACGGTAAGGGCGGAAGCTCGCTGCTGTTCGCCTTCGCCTCCCAAGCCGCCTGCCAGGAGTTTAACCCGGCAGAGATTGAGGTGGATTCCGGGACCGGACAGGCTGAAGTATATAAAG
This region of Paenibacillus sp. URB8-2 genomic DNA includes:
- a CDS encoding transcription initiation factor TFIID, whose protein sequence is MIKSLAMRYAAEYAAREDRLQDQGDGRSSIHYPALFLFVGEKTAPAIGPVLDSCRRKWDNAGGVMAMHAVPEGWKAEQSAVPKEESSSGGFASVSPAPGISARSGASAPVLSDWPSGHLRTLILPRLTGRDPRTVRRDLFREFQGEQRYLAEMNTALRRMTGGIADYGRLYSSFDVIHLSIITRVDDPLNVLLPEITLLTRAVLGQSFKSVQTDLFALISERDQAESFGLSSSVGMAFLRELEGMQSPDYEFTAPLLVTEDGLSIPVSHGPSPLFDLVYVLSDKNERGTSPAGGMDDNYEIISHISLLKNVMRPSGGIGQEQVSYNNMAFKSGIRGSTGRQGYASAGFSGVKRPNRQIALAVLYHTFRRIREEMSGSSRLSPRERLELLGLSPDSLRERARRLLPDKEGILEMTGLMSLGRPSYHELKRLSLREAEELLFGSGGEAYFRSNFASPAAKRLEAADPLREWTPLLSAPDGASPEITFFQLAEWTADRDDAGSVLHGLRQHMAGLRAAIASSREELELLYGDSVDRQPFSRVPLMDKRTVRNFIHYLFAEGYGAKYELLLLESELALCARLEAGLESLHSASVKRVKAMERLEEELKAAALDSIGRAESDIGRNIMEYYRAVTDEVIDEIKARRGPGALLGERYMGSLPGLLDRGIEVLLERLIEVCGREILTAEPFALSFEEELLRRANVAAAYDNREVLSKEELFRRLYRTLEEEAAINVRLFEYTQEHRHEEKYFFGDSGSEFLRYALSADETTRIYRLGFVHERRRSGVEKLNLMGGFHLEDLLYYRNGRIYYETYLKNGYELHGVDEESLPALR
- a CDS encoding vWA domain-containing protein, with protein sequence MQRKLNLLLLLFSLIGGAVAFVIGELLMGRLLGDWPSILVVGLYFAIVALGVGLGCLLAEMISPRLNGWSWRRRYLGLSWKLLPLTVAMLLGVGVLMEFVYELNFGGLKPVKDIVMVIDDSGSMQQSDPGNSRYSAARDLVTRMDGDNKVAVLTFSDVASVVQPLTSLSKAENREQVTAAIQTLQTTQGGTNLREALTEALNVINGDNAAGRGAMVILLSDGVSQLDTRAELQEYVDRGIAVNTIGLSINDPSGPDLLRDIAGTTGGQYYDVADANRLADIFRQIYDRLGDRTLLTERTDNTQHSPYYATLRILSLVLIGAALGLGLGIVFDNRHLAKSFGLGGIVSGFMAGLTLEFGLGGHVFLNAMVRLLAVLLLAGVIALFTAVVPVGEGRLTRRGRGAEQPSARPSQGYSPRRNRSSKGF
- a CDS encoding beta-mannanase, encoding MRYIELSPDLPVITDMTSRVEDRLCTLRWRWPDGLQAVYVHKGPEVGTYPEDGSHPPGGLKLYTREEYKANGGYHDRLEDIGPVVYTVFARLTENGETLLVRQRDGFNRASVSAGKALIYYAINTKRGLFRKEQTVHMTITAEVPVGRDVLCYVKKHGGYPAAKEDGILFPFVQDFAPGRNALPPIEIGKDDRIRIFFTDGPKYGRYYELVPE
- a CDS encoding GAP1-N2 domain-containing protein, translated to MSIHSEAGVAQQMYTRQRRGVYRSTEGFDTVAKSESLDNNFVKKILHPFCLYDAPAELAAKGEKNESLYPPALHLFHLESGETVLGQSVFQAADFTGLRSAFFTHNYVLPAPRAEEIIRDYGGYLHADFAKGFSGEPGEALPELSGIPASRRNRPRAADVLKSLGIDREMFKSLLQAIMQSMSGKKKIYISLNVPVSELSARAADLTEVLLGCLPFEFRRRLGVITYAKEPQSRKYIHLTFVETGSLRPGDRATEKDFIFDLAAGRTLGADFPASPQPFLELAWELLLRGQETADDFAVFADMMLGGEPAERKLSLGAYNELAVFYRIEQGNEALYRENKSAVLNGLLSYLGGEGALESKIRLNDLFLERFDREFDAVRQKAIPEPAVLESFRDYFSLKGHNYRTRIVDYFINGMLNAQNAGRGDSLEEAFGVVESGGELAAAFFRKLLTTPVFGRLLFQPYVESRLASAANAADLLEFVADWDRFMPEALRQPAVHDALLDYLPEKLERERDPVGAVAAIHDCIEQAEKDRRRRAGIRPEALALQKELAAAADRYLLERLSLDDITQEQLLELSFVRYSLEMGAWDPPLDLHSRRKANVLRTAYRWFGEEDPDEHIFDGLSPQEMDDVQLLGRRWLKENRGTEPFARLPLAFYHSRAREGGPLEYDALLEHLRQKADGDKEAVYRFLAWSQDNPLFAISSKKLQPGYRRAILKYFAGHDREAFKSRDFRKNHMAKAGPALQSVYGAARSQLASPLAQWVRRRRFQLMIFGAALIVLLIAGVLATRLLKGGGDEAVPAASPQPSPSQSASGVSYLEAAAYLVHGDGKGGSSLLFAFASQAACQEFNPAEIEVDSGTGQAEVYKVDGLTHNCELQVSASPSDSGVEAGAGEAADSGTVDGSAGTAGNVSGGIGNAEAASADESEAAAESLAASAVPPASPGGDVPAGAPSPSGEPDAASIAPGSPAPASPGAGTSGLAPYQVKVTLVSSPELTAGSAVKAEDYTLVLMEDPQAAPSPAPSASASPPAE